ttgtttgtttgaatcttcccattgatgtttaggactgcaactggtcccaaataggaagaaacgcgcgtgctggatttcactactaggcactatccatctttgcttataaaaataGTATTTTGTTTATAACTAATTAAATATCACAAAGTGAAAGAAAAATCTTTCCGCTTTGTTTTGATATAAACATGATAAAACATGACATCGAATCGTTATTTTTATCTtaaaaaagaaaggaaagctACATTATCCATTTGTAAATATCATAGATAGACTATCAGTAGAAATTGAATAGTTCAaatcattgaatattgaaaatatatatcCTGAACTTCAAagaaagagcagcatatttacaactgaagaatatctggaactcaaaacaaatgtcaatcaacaccaagatcagaattttcaatacaaatgtcaagacagttctactgtatggggcggagacgtggggaactacgaaagctatcatccataagatacaagtgtttattaacagttgtctacgcaggaTATTTCGGATCCGTTttctagacactatcagcaacattctactgtgggagagaacaaaccaggttccatccggcggaggaagaaatcaggaagaaacaatggaagtggataggacacacattgaggaaatcaccaaactaagTCATaaggcaagtcctcacatggaatcctgaaggtcaaaggagaagaggaagaccacagTACACATTACTCCGAGGAATGgggacagatatgagaagaatgaacaaaagttggatagaattagaaaggaatacccgtgacagagtgggttggagaatgctggtcagcggcctatgctccattgggggtaacaggcctaagtaagtaagtaagtaggtaatatCCTGAACTTATAATTACCTTAATCACTTTTAACTAACTTAATGAAATTTTCCATTTACATCCTCcatactttattttatttcgaAAAAAATTGTTGTTAAGCATCATAAATGAATCAGtagttaaattttaaaaaaattaaattattgaattttttaTCTCAACATTTTAACAACacaaataagaaaaagaaaaggaacTGGACATTAGAAAAGAACACAGAATACAATTACTACTCATAAAgattttatcaatttttttagaaaattagaaaaatataaaatgtGTAGGGGAAAGAAAAGACAAGGGGAAAAGATATTCaacttgtttattattattatcattatggttACTGGTTTTATCCTTTTTGCTTACTCTTTCTtacctatttacttacttatttattaaattgcTTAATTCAAGAAAAAAACATACATATAGCATAGATTGGATAAATAATAAAggaataaatttttttctaaaattgattattaaaaaCATCAAATAAACCGcttgagttttttttattttactgtataacaaaaaataataaccGAGCGGGATTTAATTCGTTATATGTACATCTGTacttatgtatgtatgtatgtatgtatgtatgtatgtatcaaTGTGAAGTAAGTTATAATCGTATAATGTTAATCTcaaaattttattgttatttaaggGTTAGTGTAAAACTTTAGTAAAGATGATTTATTACATTTAAATAgatgtaaaaaatattttagtttattgtaaacagaaagaaaaaacaagaggtggaataattgtttatttattattttaaggtTAATCTCATGTTTAACCATTACTCATATATCCTTATCTTAAATTATTTAGTAGTAAAGGGGATCAAAAGAATTGGtgaaagttaaacattaacaccattcgATACCGAAtaaatggtctagaggttaagcgttctcgcACGAGACCAATAGATCATGTGTTTGAATCCCGCGAGCGGCATCGtgaatgcgcattgctgaggagtcctatactaggacaaaacgaacgtctagtgcttccaggttttctatggttgtctagttttaattgactcatgaattcaacaatcaaattaataaattaaaagtttcgtaaagaaacaataaaagaaaataataatgctATTTAAAATGTTGGCTCTGAGAAATCAGGTTGAATCGTTTCCAAAGAGATATTTCtccattgaataataataataaatttcatgCTTGTTCTGTCCTCCTATTTATCATTAGTATCATATTTAATGTACAATGCACTTTGTGGGAAATAGAGTAAGATTTCTTTCCTGCATTGTTTTGTGTGAAAAGGAGTAGATGCAAGATgtattcacaacaacaacaaaaattatgAAGTAAAGTTTGATTGTAAAAAGTTGCAAAAGAGTTCATTTATTCAAAAAAGTTGATCATTAAATAAACTTATGAACAATTTCCTTGATTCTGATTTCATTATAAACTGATTGTAATCGAAATACACTATTGCTTAAGGTACCATGGGATTATTGAACGACACATAATAGAGAATGATATTACACCACGTGTTACAATGTATAAACATGCAAGAAAGATAAACAGTTTTAAAGTAACGAAGATGAAAAATAAAggaattgaaataaaattaaggTTACCATAAATTATATCAGTCAAAAGCAGTGATTTTAAAGCAAGATATTATTCTGTTAATAACTATTAAAATAGATTTTCAACTTTATATATAAGAAGGTTAGTGATGTATACAATTGACAAACTCGTGAGGTAAGACAACTCATGGACAATATCTGGTTGCGATCATGTTatatcacaaatatattataGATAATAACTTATCCAGAAGGTTTCGTAGTCTTGATGCAATGAGGTACAGGTTACATGAAGTGACAAGCTTTACAAATGATGATTATTAGTCAGTTTATTTAGATTGAAACATGTAATACACATAAATTCTTCCTAATCAACTAGTAATTATCAGTAGTTTTATACGAAGTGTAATATAAATAGTCACTTCATTCTCATCTCTCTTATACAACATAGTTATTATCAGTGAATTAATTAACTTTTTTCATAGCCGTTACATCATAGGTTTCAAAATAATTCATAACTTGTTTTCATAGTCAGCTGTAAGTAAGACAGATTTTATGCTAAATCAATACAAATACTTCAGAAGTTATTCTACATTCATTTACTTCGATTTAATGACTATCATTAACATCTAATTATTAAGGTTTACTAGACAGACATTTAATCATATATTACTAGCTGAAGTAATACTTTTCAAGTGAGAGGTAAGACTGTTTCAGGAAAAAGACAGACAGGAAGAGTTTTTTATGCAAATTAATACAGTAGAAACAAGTTCCGTTATCAGGTGAAAATTTTATTACAAaattgtctatatatatatatatatatatatatatatatatatatatatatatatatatatatatatatatatatatccatctttgctttcaatgcttgtgaattcaggctatatcgaggcaatacgcatagtatgtaCAAATGGCcaaaaagagactgaccaattacagtcctaaacatcaatgggaagattcaaacaaacaatactaagtgaatttagatttcaacccattgcacaagcaagtggctatcaggactcaggagctgagtggataacgcgatggcgtttgaagtgaaaggtactgggttcgagtcccagaatgaacatcaacactaagatgcaggtagatccagctgacgagtcccggataggacgaaacgcacatccttgattccactgctagccagtaTCCATCTTTATNNNNNNNNNNNNNNNNNNNNNNNNNNNNNNNNNNNNNNNNNNNNNNNNNNNNNNNNNNNNNNNNNNNNNNNNNNNNNNNNNNNNNNNNNNNNNNNNNNNNNNNNNNNNNNNNNNNNNNNNNNNNNNNNNNNNNNNNNNNNNNNNNNNNNNNNNNNNNNNNNNNNNNNNNNNNNNNNNNNNNNNNNNNNNNNNNNNNNNNNtatatatatatatatatatatgatatgtcTTGTTGAGTCTGTATTTCGTGATTGATTAGACAATTAATATATCTGaccatattcatatatatatatattttctgCGTTTTGAATTTGGAAAGCTTTTACCAGTGACTCCATTGTCGTAAACAAGTGCACTTCATTTTTCCATGATACAGCAATAAAATGATCGATATAACCGATTTTTATTGGTAAGAAATCATTGACTTTATAACGTTTTTATTTACCGCAATAGACtttatttcttgtaaatacaacaatagtgtgtgctactgatgtcgactaatataagtagtatgtatcacgaATCAAAAGTAAAttacctggaggcagaaggttaagaaaatcaaagaaaagagaacgagaacagtgaatgattggtgagaaaatgaaggaacaataaagtacaagacaattgattgacattttgcaaatgaagtatttactatatggttctcagattttactaatagATTCTGtaaatttatattcaaatacattcgattgatTATTTGTTAAAATTAAACTAGTTCTCTAAATGAAAATATCTATATTTATCTCTATATTTAAATGAAGAGTAATCCATCAGTTATACATAAATAGGTATACTTAcgaaaaatcaaatcaaattaaGTAATGTTAAAGTAATGAAGTTGAATTATCTAATGCCTACTTCTTAATGTTCATAGTACTTATTGTCACTTGTCTGTTATTTGAACTTCATCAAAAGAATGGAATTTGTTTTCGAGAGGATATATGCTGAAAACTAACCAAATTTTATTTTACggttaatatttaaaaattagatACAGTCAACTGTGAATTGATAAGTCTTCTTGGAACCAATCTGGGGTTCTGCCGGTCCGATACCACAGGAAAAAGAAGACGGTTGAGAATAAGATTATAGACCCCACCTCATTAAAAAAGAATCTCTATACAAAAATACCAGCCAGAGTAAAACAGTTAGATCTATTAGACTATGGGAATTGAAGTGTCGTAATAAAGCAATATTATTAGGCCTCGAAGTGAAAGTATGGAGTATTCAGAAGCCATTAGGCTGATGGCCCTCTGATAACTACAATAACAATTAATCTAGCACATGGAATATCAGAAACATTTCTGAAAATTGGAAGGTCCTCCATGTAGTCACAGAAATGAGAAGTTACAACCTGTCTCTGCTTGGGACAAACAAAACTAATTGGGCACAATATGGAGAAAAAAATAACTTCAGAAGAGCTTTTATTGTATTCTGATCACAAAAAATAAATTGTCTTACACACAGAAGTAGTTGCACTAATTATTGCCACAGCCTCACAAGAGTTCTTGTTAGACAGAAATCTCATTGCTCCAAAATCATCAAAGTATTCTTCAAAGCAAAAACGGAAAGGAGAACAATGAGTGAAATCAAGAATCCACACCCACCAACTCATTGAACAAGTAACTGAGTATGAGCCACACTTTAATTGTAAGGGCTGATGATATTATCCGAACGCTCAAAATGACGTAGATGTGGAGGATTTCGAAGCACGGTCCTAGTGGTTGTAAATCAAAAGGATTAACCATCAAGCTACCATTCCACTTACCACGAACGATAGCAGTGTAGGTTATAAAGGCAAGTTTATGAGAGGTTGGATTTCATCCTAGAGGAATGTCAAGGAAAACAATTGGCCATCTTGATGGGGGACCTAAACTCTAGGTTCGGGATCAACAACACCGGGTATAACGCCGTCATAGAGCGACTTGGATTAAGATAAATTAATGAGAGTGGCGAGAGATTTGTATATCTATATGTTTTCAACAATATGGTAGTTGATGACAGCGTTTCCCAACAAAAATCCATGTACAAAGTTACATAGATTTCACAAGATCACATCAcagacaaccaaatgtattacATACATATAAGTAAAAATTCAGAAAGTCCATGAGAGATGTAAGATAGAAGAGAAGAGTTGATGCGTCTACAGATCATCACCTGGTGGTGGCTAAGCTTAGATTGAACATAAGCAAGTATTAGACAACTGGACAACCAGTATTAGAAGAGTTTAATGGAGCCTTCCTACTAGACACAAAATCAAGGATGTCGAAGCTGTAGGACCAGGcaacataccagctgaagcgCTGAAGTCATATGTGGAGATAACTGCAAAGGCACTTCACATTCTGTTCAGAGAGATTTGAGGgaaagaacaagtaccaacaggcTGTAAGGAGAAACAATTCACTAAAATACCGAAATACGGAGACTCAATAAGTGTAAAACCCGCACGGGCTAATGTCTGTGTGGTCATTCCAAGAAAAAATTTCGGCAGATTGTTGGGGAAGCAAATGGGAAAGTTATTAGGCGCTTAACTTTGAGATTAGCAGGCTAGATTCCGTAAATATCGATCATGTACTGAACAAGTCGTGACACTCTAGACTATTGTTGAacaggcccccaaatgccctggtacggtcgagagtggggagattccgctctccctctccaaatgctctcacatggccagcgaatatatagcctctgccagggaagtcctactcactgccttctcgtggcgggggtgttgtttacgaaagtgagaggacgaaaagcgaatgtccggcgctttaaccgggttggtggacaaggcgagttcacctaggggagttggaaaaccctgattccaaaccaatggtgcacatgggctccaatatcctgagggaacaaatggcgtacgaatcaatcgttgatcaccggctaccatgggactgcatctcctcacgatgctccactgacttgtggatcagatctttcggtcaaaggctccgggtatgggcccctaaggaaaccacctgcttcagttcgggcacctgggcagtatcacagccctcaagcaaatcgaatgagatttgtatggcgcatatgtatctggtgcttccttgtaccaatatttatgtgtttaaataaataaataaataaaattgttgaaCAGTCAGTTGAATGAAACTCATCATCATACATCAAATCCATTGAATATGAGAAAACGCTCGACAGTTGAGATAAGAAAACCTTGTGGACTCTTATTTGACCCTAtggagtacctgagaagattgtcaccACCACTCGTACCCTAGGCTCAAATGTGAAGTCCTATGTTGTGTGTGCGAGTTAGTTTATCAACAAAATGGTAAATAAGAGGTATAAGGTCCAGACGTGAAGACAAAAGTTGGATATTTCTACAACCAAATAATATACGGAAGTCAAAAGAACTGTCACGTAAGATCGAAGGcataattttcaacagtaaTGTTAAAAGgtttctactgtacagagcagAAACTTGAGAAACTCCTATCACCATCACAAAAAGTGTATAGGGACTAATAAATAACTGTCCAAGTACGACACTCTAGATCCATTGGCCAGGGACCATCAGTAATAATCTATTTCAAATTACGAGGAGAATAAGAAACGACTCCGGAAGTGGATACGATCAATAAACTACATCATATACCAAGCAGTAACTTGGAATTTTTATTGCAAAAGTTAAAGAGTCAAACTAAATAACACATGGTACCaagaattgaaagcagacattAAAACCATAAAAGCCACAACAACTAGGAAGAAGAGCCCAGAACAGATTTACTTGAAGGTCCCTAATCGGTGTTTTATGTCCCATGAATAGTAGTGGACTTAATTGGTGGAGTGATTATAGGACACTGTCCTCTCTTGAGTTGTATATCCAGATATTTTTATATCTTTCCGGCTGTTGTTTAGGAAGCATAAAcaacatatatttattttttcattagtATATACTAAATGCTATATGGATAGAATTCATATTTACTTTGATTTTTCATATTCCGCTGACTAGATGATTAATGAAATATCTTTTAGTTTTTGTTTTACAACAAGAATATTAAGTTAAGGCTCATCTCTTCTATATTCTTCTTTCACTTTGTTAGGAAAAGAGAGATAAATTAACTGAAAGAAAAAGGCCAACAAGAATGAAGATCAATTTGGAAAAAGAATCAACCACTGTCTTTAATCGAGTTTAAAGATAATTCTACGCTGTTTTTCTTGTTTCcactattattttttttgtctttGAAAAGCGAAAAAATAGTATATAAATAACCTACAAAATATTGCGAAAATCTATAGAGATGATCAAATGGATAGTTAGGGAATAGAGaaatgaagtatatatataagcagaATGATAAAGTATTCGACTGTCTaagtttaataaatttattttaactaaCTGCTCACTGgtcattttattcttatttatcattatcatctgatcatttattgaataccacattgcacaagcaagtagttatcacgactcagtagctgagtggataatgcgatggagtttgaagcgaaaagtactgggttccagtctccgaatgaacatcagctctgagatacaggtacattcagctgacgagtcacaaacagaacgaaacgcgcgtcctggattccactgctagccactatccatctttgcttgtgaattagggctatatcgaggcattacGCGCACaatacgcacatatgccaattagagactaaccagttgcagtcctaaacatcaatgggaagattcaaacaaacaatactaaatgaattatgaTCTTTTGTTACTATCAGTATTGTGGAATGTTTttcatatgaaaaatatatttgaaatacattttttaaagtttttctTATCTCTATTTACATTTTTGTTACACATAATAGTAATATGTACTCGAAATTCTGAATTGTATATATAACAGATTGTAAATAGCTGGTGAGAagctaatgaaataaaatgaattcgtaATATTTATATCAATACTAGGAAAAATTTGAATTAATTCCATTGAACAAACTGATGACTGTTTGTGCTTAGAAGCTTAGTAGATAATGCATTAAAAGTTTGAAATGATTGATTTTTAGTCCTAATGTGCACATCAACAAAGTGGTCCAGGTACATGAGGCTGGAAAGTCATAAATGCGGTAAGACACGCATCTTGGATTACGCTGCTATGTTGTACTTTCAAATTGTGAATATAAACAGGTAGCCAATAGATTGCCTTAACACCGCTGTTCCGTTAAGGTGTTTATAGAATTATCAAAACCAAGTGACTATGATAATTCATTTTCTATTATAAACCAATAACGATCCATCATATCGTGCATCTCTCTGCCTTTAAACGATACTGTAAGTTCACTAAAATGGAATTAGACTTGACGCCATGTCATCAAAGGGAATTCGACTGTTAGTCTATTCTTTAGCTATGTCAATGAGTAGTATATGAATTAATTTGGAAAATCTCATGTTCTTCATCATACTCATTTTATATTGGTATATAATTTACTACTGTTAAATATCTGTTTGACAACAGATGATGCTTAAAATAGTCTCACTTGGTTTCAGAAACCATAATAAAGGGTTTCTAAGACCACTAAATACCAtacttgtttaaataaaaacgtAGTTTTTACGAGATCAAGATTTACTATTATATGAATGTTTATTTAGGACAAAATTTTCACCACAGAAAGGAAAGAAGATTATACCAACTGCAAACTATTATTCCAGCATAAACTTacaattttcaaataaaatttcaCCAACAGCCAACCATTGACTATTGAAAAATATTCTAATCTCTACAAATTGTCCTAATCCGAATATGTTCAATTGTTCAACATCACTGTTATTTTGTATTAACTGTCCTGGATTATGGGATACTTGTTTTGTAATTGCTTGTATTGCATAATTTGATCTGATCACCTCATGTATTGGCAGTACAATCCAACGAGAATCAGTGTTTTGTTTATCTGGTGTTAATTGATAAAGGATGGATGATGACCACGGGTTTTTTTCTTCatgttgttcttgttgctgaTCAGTCTTCTGCTGTCTACTTTGACCATAATGACGGTAATAATAAAGAGATGGATCTTGGAAACTAAATCCAACTGTAATATTCCGTGGTATAGTTAAACCAACTAAAAAATCATTTGACACATATATCCGTATTGACGAGAAATTATATATCATGTCAAATCGAAAAATTATACGAAGAAAATCTGATTCCATTTCTGCATTATGATTTGAGGTTAAAGTACTCACAAGTGATTTATTTGATAATGTCATACTTAACGGTCTTGTGGAAGATTTCCTTCTCCAACCAATAAATTTATGGCTTGAGAAAGGgctgaattgaaaaaaaatgaatatacaaaATATGATAACAgatattcaaatgaataatattcatttattacaaTTTATTTCAGACTAAACGAAATTTGTATATGTTTGAGGGTTGGATATATGAATGAATCATAGTGTAGTGTTTGGAATGACAATTACATTAGCTGTATGTATTTCTAGGCAGTGGGCTTAAATCGTTcaaactacttgactacttgataattctttgaaaaagcttggaccagattgccaggcgaaacgttggatttactacaaatccattcgctgagattttacgaatatattattcctaattaTTGTCTttcatcaactcggcgctcaaatactgtgaaactattcgatctaatttagacgaaagttcttatacttGACAAAAGTGTTATTAAATAACTTATGCTTTAGTTGTAAACTAAGTATACTTGTTTACTAGATATATTTTGTAAGTTTAATCAACTTTTAAAAattggttttatttatttatctgaacgcaaatattggtacaaaggggcacggaatacatatgcgccacacaagtcacttgatttgtgtgtgggctgtggtACTGCTAGGGTGCCCATACCGAAGTAGGTGGATTTCTTAGGGGGCGATACATGGAGCcctcgacctaaaggtctggttcACAATACAATGGAGCAACGTcacgagatgcagtcccatggtagctggtgaccaataattggttatTACGCTATTTGTTGCCTCATGATCctgagcccatgtgcaccactgggtTGGAACCAGGGTCTTACAACTCCTCTAGGAGGATCCTTCGTATCCACCAattcggttaaagcgccggacattcgcttttcatcctctcaatttcataaacaacacccccaccgcgATGACTTTcttggcagtggttgtatatgcatggccatgtgagagcatttcgggaggGAGATCTAACTCTCCTCACCCTCGACCGTACTAAGGCATTCGGGGGCTTTGTTAACgaaatattcaatgaataaatttggAACCTTTAGCATATCTACACATTCAATAACaattatcttttttattattattagtgactTTCTGTAGCGATCACTAATTTTTTGCATGTAATAGTGGATGATCGAACACGATCAATACTACTGACAGTCATCGATATTTGCAAGAGAAGAACAACAGATACAGTGAAATTacttatatttatttcattgaatgtGTGTAAAATATTCCTTACACACATCTACATAAATTATAATACAGAGTAATTTTGTGTAGAGATATTCATAAGGTGATTAAACCTACTGAAGAAAAATAATCATATatgttttgtacaaatattcaGTTGCGTGCAATTTCTTGTTAATAACGTGACATGGGACGATGAAACGGATGGACTAATCATGGAAATAGTAACAAaagtaattattttcattattataattcGAATAGATATGAGAAATTTAAAAAGCATGAAGACTTGTGTAGTTGATATTTAAGGGGATTAAATTCATCTTTCATAAGCTATTTTAATCGTCCCATTGATGAtaaggactgcagttgatcagtctcttatcggcatatgtgcatccagtgagtattgccttaagtcaaaAGCAATATAATCAGgaatgaatggtggctagcagtagaatccaggacgcgtgtttagTCCTATTAGGTACTGGTTTAAAGTCCCGTAGTGaacaactctgggatgcaggtacatccagctaacgtgTCCGAACTAGGACCAAacacgtcttggattccactgctagtcaccatacATCTCTACTTTTAAGGTGATTAAATTTTGAAACTATGATAAAAATAACAAGGTCAATAATCCTAAACATAatcataaaacaaatgaaaatgtatggaatataatgaaatataaaataatattgatacaTTAAAACCTCTTTAAAATTGTTTCAACGAACGTATCAAGTTTAAATCTTATCGAGTTTTCTTACACATTTTTTTGACTGTTCTAGTTGTACAtaattgtaaaatattatttattcaagtATAATGAGACAAAactcataataataacattactaattcttcatttaattgtttattacgAACACTTTATGTATccttattttatagttgatatACCACGATATACTGCCATATCTGTAAAGCTCGATTGGTTTCTACTATTgtattttgttattgttttaagAATTCATGGATTCTTTACATTTTGTGCATGGATGATGTGCTAACACTAATAAGTCTAAGGTCATTCAACGTCAATTTCTTTAGTACATGTTCAGTGATTCTTCAAGTTGTTGCAACATGGGTGCTACTATCTtacaagtaagtaagtaaatactgATTAGAGGAGTGTAACTACAGGAGGTTTACTGGTTTGAATCAAACTCTCTACAGAAAAATATGTTAGTGTGATTATTGGAAAAGTTGATATTATCCTTTCTACATGAAAGTTTacaaaacataaatattaaagGAAGAGGCTAGTTATAATACTGTAGCTTTTACACTCATACAAAAATATTTTGCCATATTCACACTGTTCTTATGAATAAGTACCATTTCATATAAAATTACACTATTACTTTAATTTCTACTTCTCACTATCATGAGGAAATCACAAAAACTCACTaagttttataataaaaaaaacaagcaagtggctaccaggactcagtagctgagtgaataacgcgatgtcgtttgaaacgaaaggtactggattcgattcacagagtgaacatcaactccagctgacgagtcccaaacaggacgaaacgcgagccctggattccactgctagccactatccatctttgcttataatgcttgtgaaataaggctatatcgaggcaatacgcacagtatgcacatatgccaattacagaccgaccagtttcagtcctaaacatcaatgggaagattcaaacaaacaatactaagtgaatttaatgattTACAGTTATATAACTCACCTGGTACTTGTTTTAAATTCTGTATCATTATCAGTTAATTTTCCTAAACCACCTTCTATGATTGTTTGATATGACAAATCATGAATAAAATCTTGTTGTATGTTATCAAATAAACGAAATTTATGTGATTTTGAATCATATGTTGTATCTAATAAACGTGTACGTTCATttgatggattattattatattgttgATGAGAAGGAGAAATAGTTTCAGGTAATAATGCTCCTTCAGGTGCTTTGTATTCTAAAATACCATCTAAAAAAGATGATGAGGAGGAAAGAAATAGGCGATCAGAATAAATCGgccgattttattgaaatacataTTACAACAGATATGTTGAGAAATCAGTAACGATAAAAGAATATTTATGATTTGTTTATCTTCATAGCTAAGAATAAATTTGTGATTTTAGTTATAGTTCTTGTTTTCATATCACAGGGTtcgaaatttaatttatttgactACAAATCATTAATCTAAGTGTAACCTACTTTCTAC
This genomic interval from Schistosoma mansoni strain Puerto Rico chromosome W, complete genome contains the following:
- a CDS encoding putative discoidin domain receptor encodes the protein MELICHKQYCMFLILFIGFLCDTVSIGCNSRLLADRILVPDTSFQHSSAATLQHGASAAREDPNDLSLQERAWCPDAKVGKELREFMEIDLGRQSIIKLIITKGRVAQSKRLAGNQDAMTENFNTMDPPFVARYIRIYPYSLEPTKTCLKLELLGCEANGILEYKAPEGALLPETISPSHQQYNNNPSNERTRLLDTTYDSKSHKFRLFDNIQQDFIHDLSYQTIIEGGLGKLTDNDTEFKTIGLTIPRNITVGFSFQDPSLYYYRHYGQSRQQKTDQQQEQHEEKNPWSSSILYQLTPDKQNTDSRWIVLPIHEVIRSNYAIQAITKQVSHNPGQLIQNNSDVEQLNIFGLGQFVEIRIFFNSQWLAVGEILFENCKFMLE